TGTTATGCCAGACGGGCCAACTGAAACAAAAGCGGGCTCCGCCAAGTTCACTTTCATCGCAGACGACCGTACCGCCCATAGCCAACGCAATTGAGCGGACGATGGCTAACCCTAGCCCGCATCCACCAGTTGCCCGGTCACGGCTGGGGTCAAGGCGAACAAACGGTTCAAAAATTTGTTCGCGGGCGTCTGGAGCAATACCGGGCCCGTCGTCTTCCACAACCAGCGTCGCCTGATTGCCGTTCAACATCAGGCTCGCTTGAACTGTAGACTGGCAATAGCGCAGGGCATTATTCAGTAGATTATCCAGTACGCGCTCCATCAGGCGCATATCCAGCGCACCGTAATCACCGCTCTGGAGATGGCGTAAGCGCACCGCCCGCTCAGGATTCACGCTTTGCACATCCTCCAGATGGGTTGTCAGCCAGACAGGGAGGTCAGGAACGCTAAGCTTCAGTTCATTTTGCGGACGGTCCAGTCGGGCGTAGGTCAGTAATTCTTCGATCAACGCTTCCAGTTGGCCGATATCTCGATTTAACGCCTGAGATTCCTGCACGGTGAGGTTATCACTCATTTCCAGCCGGTAACGTAAGCGAACCAGTGGGGTACGCAGTTCATGGGCGATGCCATCGATTAGTTGTTTCTTACTGGCGATTAGCGCATTGATATTGTCCGCCATCTGGTTAAATGCCACACCCAATCGCTCGAAGCTGGAACCATTGTCAAAATGGAGGCGTTCGCCCAGATGTCCTTCGCCAAAACGTTGCGCAGCGGCCTCCAGTCGGAGCATCTCCTGCCAGTGTGGGCGCATCCAGATAAGCACCGGGAATGCCAGCGAGATGGCAATGAACGCCATCAGTGCGATGTCCAGCAAACGCATTTGATGGAGAAAATAGAGATAGGGGACCGGACCGACGGCCAGCACATAGTGGCTGCGAGGGATCCGTTGAATAAACGTATATTGATCGTCAAGCGCAACGATATCGCCTTCTCGCAAACGCTGCATAGTTGGGGCGTCCAGCGTGTACTTATTCAGCGGTTCAACGCGCAGGTCAAAAGAGAGGTTTAAATCCATCTCCTTCAGCGTTTTCCCCCAGTCGCGTGGCGGGATCTCACGCAGCTCACTGCGCATCAGGTATAGCGAGCTTTTCATTAAATCGTCGAGCGACTGTCTGCCTGCGCGTTCTGCGGTGAATTTGTATACCAGTCCGACCAGCAGGGTCATTACCAGAAAGCAGACGAACAGTAACAGGTAAAACTGCACAAACAGCTTCTTCATAAGAAATCACCAGGTGCTCAATAAGTTAGCTAATGCGCGTTTCCCTTTGTAGGATACTGTTGTATCCGCCGATGCACGGATTCAAAAATTCAATCCGATCAACACCGAACGCGCTTATCCTGGCAGAGTACACTGTATGAACCCTTTCTGCATTCTCGTAGCCATGAGGCCCGTAATAAATGCAGCATGTCTGGAACGGGCGAGGGCGGCGTAAACCTGAGTGCTGGCTAAACCCTCAATGAACTGCGCATACGAGAAATGGGCCGGAGTTGTTCGAGATAACCATATCGCCGGTTGGCAACTGACGAATGCCAAAAATGCGTTGGACGCCGGACATAATGGGCATGAAATATTTCTTTTCCATTGCTTCTGGAACGCTGTCGCTACCTGCGTAGGATGATGTTAACACCTGCATGCTATACTCATTTGGCGCAATTCGCTCATAACTATATATTATGGTACGGTTCAGCGTGTACATATTTTCGGCGTCATGTATGTTACCGGATATATGTAAAAAAGCCTTGCCGCTGTGAGTGAATGACACGCTTTGGGTGTAATTCAAAAAAGGAACGTTGCCTTTGTTAGTGTAAAAAGAAGCCGTTGATGATGAGCAGGTAAAATCCAGGTTATGCCGTGAATACCAGTAACCCACAGCTAGAAAAATAATCAGTAGTAATGTACCGATACCGTATAAAAATAGTGGGCTCTTTTTCATCAGCGGTTCCAGGTGTAGTAATAAATATTCTGGCAGGTATCTCGGTTGTCATCCCACTCAATGCAGCGGGTGAACATCACTCGGGCAGGCTTGTGCAAATGTAATGCTTCCTGCGCATAAATATAAAAAGCGGTTGTTTTTGTGCAGATTTGATTATTCATTTCCAATGCTTTTTCCGCGACCGCGAAGCTTGAGGCATCTGCCACATCACTTTTCACCCCTGAAATATCATAGACAGGGCATCCTTTTAATTCTCCAATTTTACGGGGTATTATTTTATCTGGTTGATAGGTGTACAGGAATGTGCCTGCTACTAACACTGCGAACACCATTATTCCCACGACATACCTGGGCCAATGAGGAACTCGTCGGCGCGCAGTGATTTTTTGCGATACGCTAATTTCTTTGCTCAAATAATATCCTGCACGCGGGACGGTAACGATAATTTCCTTATCACCAAGATACCCGGACAAGATTTTTCTGAGAAGGCTGATGTACTGATTTAACGTGTTTGATGAAGAGGCAACACCTTCTTTTTCCCATATCTCATCAAACAACGTGTTGCGTGTCACTAGCGCACCATGGTGTTGCAGCAGAAAAGAGAAAATCTTATTTGCAATTGTCGTCAAATGGGTCGCTTCGGCTACCTTTTCGTCAGCCCGCCGCAAAGTCCCGTTTAAGGCATCATAGATGACGATGTCATCAATGAGATACAGCATCGCTCGTCTCCTTATGTAGAGCATTTCTATATGATAGACCTATATTTCCGCTTTGTGCTTAGATGTCATATGTTAATCTTGATATGGAATTATAATCTATTCTATAGGTATAATTTAGTTATATATACTATAAATGCTTGTGACATTGGATTATAGTGTTGTTGTGCGGCGGAATCATCTGAATACTGTGCTCATCGAAACGGACGGCATTCTCGTTCCGTACAGTAATAGGACAGGGCACAGAGATGATGAGTACCCTCATAAATTGCGCGACTCACCGGTGGCTGACTGATATTGAACATTTCCGCCTCGAACCGCTTATTGATTTAGTGGAAAATCGTATTGTTGGATATGAAGTCTTAAGCAAATTACGTTATGAACGTAATCCTGAAAAATGGTTTGCCAATGTATCCGGTCGTCAGCAGGTCGAGTTATTGCTGCAGCAGGTCGAGCGCGTGACCGATCGCATTGTCGATAGGTGTTTTTATAACTTATCCATTGATGGATTTATGTGTCTGAGTCAGTTGGACATTGATCGCATTGCTACATTTAACTCTATATGTATAGAGATATCTGATGCATCTGCGCTCAAGTCTCTCGATGATAAAACCCGCTATTTATTTTTTAAAAAGCTCCGAAGCTTACGTTCTTATGGTGTGAGAATATGGGTGGATGATTTTACTTTTGCAGATTTGGTGAGCTTGCCTGAATATAATGGTAACGTTGATGGTATTAAAATAGACAAAAGCGAAATCAACTCCCCTGCGCTGAAAAACATCATTCACTCCATTAAGACCGTTATGGAAAATATTCCAGTGCTGATTGAAGGTGTGGCATCGGAAAACGAACTTATTACCGGTATTCAATCTGGGGCTGATATTGCTCAAGGCTACTTCTGGAAAAAAGAAAACCTAATTGCGATTTGATATTTTATTTAATTTCATGCTGCCTTAAATACAGCATTTCAATTTTTAACTAAAAAGGTTATAACAATGCTTCATTGTAAAATGAATCCGCTTTCTTTATTGATCGCTTCGGCCCTGGCCTTTACTCCGCTGGCACAGGCCACGGACGTAACGTCTGGTAATATCATCGATGTGAATGATGGAGAAGTGGCCGAGGATGTGACTGTTAAATCAGGTGGGACTTTAAATATTCTTGATGGTGGAATGTCTCAGGGAACGTCAGTTGATAAAGGGGGTAAAGAAAATGTACATGCAGGTGGTATTTCTGAAAATGCAACGTTAGAAAATAACGGTGAGCAAAATGTCTCAGGTGTAGCTAATAATACCCAAGTTACCACAGCTGGGCAGCAGTATATTGACAACGGTGGTGTTGCGAATAATGTCACAGTTGGTGGGGGGAAAACGTCGGTATTCAGTGGGCAACACGTAAATTATGGTGGTGTAGCAAACGGTACGGTGCTTGTTGAAAAGGGATTTCAGTCGGTTAGGGCAGGAGGGAATGCCTTCAACACAGTGATCAACGGTGGAATACTGTTTGTTGACGGTGGTGTGGCGTCAGATTCTCAGCTCACTGATGGACAGATTTACGTCGAGCAGGGCGGAATGCTCATGAATACTGTTCAGACTGGCGGTGACATCGAAATTAGCACTGGGGGGACGGCAAATGATACGGTCTCTTCTAACGGCACCATCCGTGTTGAGGGGAATAACAATAATAATCAGCTATTCGCTAGCGCATCTGAAACTGTCGTCAATGGTGGTATTTCTGACGGTTCTGTGCTCAATGACA
The Citrobacter arsenatis DNA segment above includes these coding regions:
- the rstB gene encoding two-component system sensor histidine kinase RstB, which encodes MKKLFVQFYLLLFVCFLVMTLLVGLVYKFTAERAGRQSLDDLMKSSLYLMRSELREIPPRDWGKTLKEMDLNLSFDLRVEPLNKYTLDAPTMQRLREGDIVALDDQYTFIQRIPRSHYVLAVGPVPYLYFLHQMRLLDIALMAFIAISLAFPVLIWMRPHWQEMLRLEAAAQRFGEGHLGERLHFDNGSSFERLGVAFNQMADNINALIASKKQLIDGIAHELRTPLVRLRYRLEMSDNLTVQESQALNRDIGQLEALIEELLTYARLDRPQNELKLSVPDLPVWLTTHLEDVQSVNPERAVRLRHLQSGDYGALDMRLMERVLDNLLNNALRYCQSTVQASLMLNGNQATLVVEDDGPGIAPDAREQIFEPFVRLDPSRDRATGGCGLGLAIVRSIALAMGGTVVCDESELGGARFCFSWPVWHNIPEISAA
- a CDS encoding winged helix-turn-helix domain-containing protein → MLYLIDDIVIYDALNGTLRRADEKVAEATHLTTIANKIFSFLLQHHGALVTRNTLFDEIWEKEGVASSSNTLNQYISLLRKILSGYLGDKEIIVTVPRAGYYLSKEISVSQKITARRRVPHWPRYVVGIMVFAVLVAGTFLYTYQPDKIIPRKIGELKGCPVYDISGVKSDVADASSFAVAEKALEMNNQICTKTTAFYIYAQEALHLHKPARVMFTRCIEWDDNRDTCQNIYYYTWNR
- a CDS encoding EAL domain-containing protein, with translation MMSTLINCATHRWLTDIEHFRLEPLIDLVENRIVGYEVLSKLRYERNPEKWFANVSGRQQVELLLQQVERVTDRIVDRCFYNLSIDGFMCLSQLDIDRIATFNSICIEISDASALKSLDDKTRYLFFKKLRSLRSYGVRIWVDDFTFADLVSLPEYNGNVDGIKIDKSEINSPALKNIIHSIKTVMENIPVLIEGVASENELITGIQSGADIAQGYFWKKENLIAI